ATTGCGCCCGTTTCCTCCGAAACCGCCACCACGACCGCGTCCGTCTCCTCGGTCAGGCCGATCGCCGCCCGGTGCCGCGTGCCGAGCGATTTGTTCAGGTCCTGGCGCTGTGTCAGCGGGAAAATACAGGCCGCCTTCGCGATGCGGTCGCCGCGCAGGATGACGCCCCCGTCGTGAATCGCGTTGTTCGGAAAGAAAATGGTCTCCAGCATCTCCGGCGTCGCCTCGCAGTCAACCACCACACCCGATTCGACCGCGTCGTCGAGATGGATCGCCTGTTCGAGTGCGATGAGCGCGCCGATCTTCACTTCGGAAAGGCGTTCGGCCGTCTGGATGACAACCTCGATGTTCTCGCGCGTGTCGCGGGACGAGGTGAACAGCGGCAGGTTCCCCACCTCGGCCAGCATGCGCCGCAATTCCGGCTGAAAAATCACGAGCACGGCGATGGCAAACCCGGTGAGGAATTTTGCCAGAAGCCAGAGCAGCACCCGCAGATCGAGCAGCGTGGTGACCACGGTAAGCACCAGCAGCAAAAAGAGAAAGCCCAGCACCACCGGCCACCCGCGCGTGCCCCGCACAAACATCAGGGCGTAATAAATCGCCACCGCGAGGATGACGATCTCCAGCGCGGGCCGCCAGACGTTCTCCAGGAATTCCAGAATTCTCATTTTGACCGGGTAAGGACCGCTTCGGTCGTTCTCACCGCCTGAAGCGTTTCCGCGACATCGTGCGTGCGGATCATTCGCACACCGGCTTCGACCGCAAGGGCTGCGCAGGCCAGCGCTGCCGGCAGACGCCCGTCCACCTCCGTCCCCAGCAGTTTTCCGATGAACGACTTGCGCGAAACGCCGACGAGTACCGGGCGATTCAAGTTTGTAAAGCGCCCCAGCCCGGCGAGCAACTGCAAATTGTGTTCCAACGTCTTGCCAAAGCCGATGCCCGGGTCCAGTGCCACCTGGCCCGCTTCCACACCCGCCCGACGCAGGCGCTCGAGCCGTT
This Candidatus Angelobacter sp. DNA region includes the following protein-coding sequences:
- the cdaA gene encoding diadenylate cyclase CdaA; translation: MRILEFLENVWRPALEIVILAVAIYYALMFVRGTRGWPVVLGFLFLLLVLTVVTTLLDLRVLLWLLAKFLTGFAIAVLVIFQPELRRMLAEVGNLPLFTSSRDTRENIEVVIQTAERLSEVKIGALIALEQAIHLDDAVESGVVVDCEATPEMLETIFFPNNAIHDGGVILRGDRIAKAACIFPLTQRQDLNKSLGTRHRAAIGLTEETDAVVVAVSEETGAISYAHKGQLTRGVSLEELRAFLTSVLVRAPRSQTLSEWFRSTGFAGPNGTAKSPVHTAPKPEVK